In Deltaproteobacteria bacterium, the sequence CAATGGCCGGCCGCCGCGCACCCAGTGCTCCTTGAGCAGGCGGTGGACCATCAGGTCCGGATAGCGCCGGATCGGCGAGGTGAAATGCAGGTACGTCGGCGCGGCAAGGCCATAGTGGCCGATGTTGTCGGGGCTGTATTGCGCCTGCATCATCGCGCGCAAGAGGAGTGAGTTGAGCGCCTTCTGGGCCGGCTTTCCCTCGACTGCCTTGAGGAAATCGTTGAGCACCCTGGGCGTCAACTCCTCGCCCGCCGGCAGATCGAACCCGTGCGAGCGGGCCAGCGCGGCGAAGGCGTCGAGCTTCTCGCGGTCCGGCTGGTCGTGGATCCGGTAGACGGTGGGAAGGCCGCGCACCTGGAAGAAGCGCGCCACTGCCTCGTTGGCGGCGAGCATGAACTCCTCGACCAGCCGGTGCGCGTCGTTGCGCGGCCGTCGCGCGATCTCCGCCACCCTTCCCTGCTCGTCGAGGACGATCTTCGCCTCCGGCAGATCGAAGTCGATGCTCCCTCGCAGCTGCCGCCGCCGCGTGAGCTTCTTCGACAGCTCGTGCGCGGCCTTCAGGTCGTCCAGCAGCGGCCGCAACTGGGGATCGGCGTCGCCCGCCAGCGCTTCGGCGACCCGCGTGTACGTGAGCCGCGCGTGGCTTCGCATCACGGCTTCGTAGATGTCTGCCTGCAGCGGTGTGCCGGACTTGTCGAGGGCCAGATCGCAGACGGTGCAGAGCCGGTCCACGTCGGGATTCAGGGAGCAGATCCCGTTCGAGAGCCGCTCCGGAAGCATCGGCAGCACGGTCCCCGGGAAATAGACGCTGGTGGCGCGCCGCAGCGCCTCGCGATCGAGCGGCCCGCCCGGCCGTACGTAGTGCGCGACGTCCGCGATGGCGACCACCAGGCGGTACCCGCCGGGCGTCCGCGAGACGTGGACGGCGTCGTCGAAATCGCGCGCGTCCTCGCCGTCGATGGTCACGAGCGGCAGGTGGCGCAGGTCGCGCCGGCCGGAGATCTCGTCGGGGTGGACATGGTCCGGGACGCTCTGCGCGGCGATCAGCGTCGCCGGGTCGAACTCGTCCGAGAATCCTTCCGCGTACGCGGCGGCGAGGATCTCGAAGCGGGGATCGCCGCGGTCGCCCAGGACGGAGATGATCTCGCCCTGCAGCGCCCCCTGGATCTCCCGGTGGAGCCTGACCTTGACCATGTCGCCGTCGCGCGCGCGGGGATGACGCGGAACGGCGATGTTGCCTGTCAGGTTGCGATCGTGGGGGATCACCCACTGCGCCTTTCCCTTCGCCTGGTAGATCCCGAGCGCGAGCTGGCGCCGCCGCTCGACGACCTCGAGCACCTCGCCCGCGAGCCGGCCGTCGCGGCCGCGGATGGCGCGCGCCCGCACCACGTCCCCGTCGAGCGCGCCCCTGGTGAACTGCGGCGGCACGAAGAGATCGTCCTCGCGGCCGCCGTCGCCGAGCAGCGGCGAGACGAAGCCGTACCCTTCCGCCTTCAGATGGATGACGCCGGTGACTTCCGCCCCCGGCTTGCGCGCGCCCTGCGCGGGTCCCTTGTCGCGATGCATGCGCGCTCCTTCGATCATCGCCGCCGGCGCTCGGCGCGACTGAGGCCGGGGCGTCTCGCCGGAAGCCGTGCGGCGGTCCCCGTCGGCGCGGTCGTGACCCTCGACTTCGCGGTAGACGTGACCGTCGTAGCTGGCGCGACCGTGCTTCATCAGATCGGCGAGAGCGCGGCGCAGCGGATGCCGCTGGGACTGGCCGAGGCGGAGCTGGCCGGAGAGCTGCTTGAGGGAGAGCCCCTTTCCGCGCGCGCGACGCAGCGCGGAGAGAAGGTGCTCGGGATCGATGCTCATCAACGGCGTTTCTAGACTTTCTTGCGCCCGGTGTCGGCGGCGGCGGTCTCCTGGACCGCCGCTGTGTCGCCCTTCGAGCAGGGGAAACCGGGCACGTGCTTGCCGAGGAACGATGACAACGAGCTCATCAGCTCCTGGGGCATCTCGGCCGCGAGCGCGTGCCGGCAGAGCTTCCGCGTCGCGCGATAGGTGCGGACGAAGGTGATGCAGGGAGGACAAAAGCTGAGATGATCTTCCAGTGCCTTCGCTCGCTCGGGGGAAAGCGTGCCCTCGATGTACTCGCCGAGCAACTCGACGCATTCCTTGCAGTGCTGGATGGGACTGGTCAACGCGTCGCTTCCTGGGGTGGGAGTGGCGGCGGCCGGGTATCCTAGCCGACCTGCTTGGAAAGATGCACTCCGCCATTGGTGGATTCGCGGTTCGGAGTCATTTCGCGGGAGCGTCGAAGAATTCGCCCAGCTTCTCGCGCAAAGCCAGCCTGGCGCGGTGGAGCCGGCTCTTCACCGCCGGTACCGTCAGATCGAGGGCGTGGGCGATGTCCTCGTTCGAGAGCCCATCGACGTCCTTG encodes:
- a CDS encoding zf-HC2 domain-containing protein, yielding MQHCKECVELLGEYIEGTLSPERAKALEDHLSFCPPCITFVRTYRATRKLCRHALAAEMPQELMSSLSSFLGKHVPGFPCSKGDTAAVQETAAADTGRKKV
- the rnr gene encoding ribonuclease R, with protein sequence MSIDPEHLLSALRRARGKGLSLKQLSGQLRLGQSQRHPLRRALADLMKHGRASYDGHVYREVEGHDRADGDRRTASGETPRPQSRRAPAAMIEGARMHRDKGPAQGARKPGAEVTGVIHLKAEGYGFVSPLLGDGGREDDLFVPPQFTRGALDGDVVRARAIRGRDGRLAGEVLEVVERRRQLALGIYQAKGKAQWVIPHDRNLTGNIAVPRHPRARDGDMVKVRLHREIQGALQGEIISVLGDRGDPRFEILAAAYAEGFSDEFDPATLIAAQSVPDHVHPDEISGRRDLRHLPLVTIDGEDARDFDDAVHVSRTPGGYRLVVAIADVAHYVRPGGPLDREALRRATSVYFPGTVLPMLPERLSNGICSLNPDVDRLCTVCDLALDKSGTPLQADIYEAVMRSHARLTYTRVAEALAGDADPQLRPLLDDLKAAHELSKKLTRRRQLRGSIDFDLPEAKIVLDEQGRVAEIARRPRNDAHRLVEEFMLAANEAVARFFQVRGLPTVYRIHDQPDREKLDAFAALARSHGFDLPAGEELTPRVLNDFLKAVEGKPAQKALNSLLLRAMMQAQYSPDNIGHYGLAAPTYLHFTSPIRRYPDLMVHRLLKEHWVRGGRPLRDPEREEQEAYLAGVSAQCSDRERAAMKAERDVDNFYSALYMQDKVGEKFKAVVSGVADFGLFCELEEVFVEGLVPAESLGAGVELDKEMQRLIVGSSGRSYSIGDEIVVEVIAVDPARRRITLGLAEKGVAPAGQWLTPEDIVPSSTSRSKPRRQAPRAVAPSPRRPPRGSPPGRPPRRKGTRDGGR